A genome region from Geoalkalibacter sp. includes the following:
- a CDS encoding putative bifunctional diguanylate cyclase/phosphodiesterase, with protein sequence MESKVCEESEGQATGEKILLVEDAQGFARIVERLLHRAGFGVELRESGRQALDWLAVHEPLLMLIDFNLPDMSGRAVVEHLRAAGREVPFIVITGNGDERVAVDMMKLGALDYLVKDESFLALLPAVVAQARDRVETRRRLAATEKKLGESEEHLRKLSRAIEQSPSVVVITDLEGRIEYVNPAFCEATGYASEEVIGRSPGLLRSNTHQEEFYREMWEVIRQGQEWRGEFFNCRKNGEHYWERAVISPVKDGAGRITHFLKVAEDVTARKTADERIHSLTYYDSLTGLPNQILFRDRLGQAMACAQRSGEKVAVAVLDLDQFQRINNAFAHGFGDKVLKETARRLSNSLRKEDSVARFWGDSFLLALPHLHGEEDAARVALKLLEALNPVFRIDQREIYLTASLGVALFPHDGTSVDVLLKNAEAALGRSKEMGPNSFQLYNPGMNQRATENLMLQGDLRRALERNEFVLHYQPQFEAATGRMLGAEALVRWQHPVLGLLYPDRFIGLAEETNLICPLGEWVIREGCRQLRRWQEEGSGAMHLCINLSPRQFHASDCLAAIERGVAASGVAPEQLTFEITESLIMKDVEEAGRVLGKMKERGYRLALDDFGTGYSSLSYLQKFPFDLIKIDKSFVMDCDLNPQNATICRTIIAMTRSLGLQVLAEGVEKPEHQRFLRDNGCHQMQGYLFSRPVPPVDFAKKWLPHG encoded by the coding sequence ATGGAATCAAAGGTTTGCGAAGAAAGCGAAGGGCAAGCCACCGGCGAAAAGATTCTGCTGGTCGAGGATGCCCAGGGATTCGCCCGCATCGTCGAGCGGCTTCTGCATCGCGCCGGTTTTGGCGTGGAGCTCAGGGAATCCGGGCGGCAGGCCCTCGATTGGCTGGCCGTCCATGAGCCGCTGCTGATGCTTATCGACTTCAATCTGCCCGACATGAGCGGTCGCGCCGTCGTCGAGCACCTGCGGGCCGCCGGGCGCGAGGTGCCCTTCATCGTCATCACCGGCAACGGTGATGAGCGCGTGGCCGTCGACATGATGAAGCTCGGCGCCCTGGATTACCTGGTCAAGGACGAGTCCTTTCTCGCTCTGCTGCCCGCCGTGGTGGCCCAGGCCCGCGACCGCGTGGAAACTCGGCGGCGGCTGGCGGCGACGGAGAAAAAGCTCGGCGAGAGCGAGGAACATCTGCGCAAGCTCTCGCGCGCCATCGAACAGAGTCCGAGCGTGGTCGTGATCACCGATCTCGAAGGGCGCATCGAATATGTCAATCCCGCCTTCTGCGAGGCCACCGGCTATGCCTCCGAGGAGGTGATCGGGCGCTCGCCCGGGCTACTCCGGTCCAACACCCATCAGGAAGAATTCTATCGGGAGATGTGGGAGGTGATTCGCCAGGGCCAGGAATGGCGCGGCGAATTTTTCAACTGCCGCAAGAACGGCGAGCACTATTGGGAGCGTGCGGTGATCTCGCCGGTCAAGGACGGCGCGGGGCGCATCACCCATTTCCTCAAGGTCGCCGAGGACGTGACGGCACGCAAGACCGCCGACGAGCGCATCCACAGCCTCACCTACTACGATTCCCTCACCGGCCTGCCCAACCAGATTCTGTTTCGCGATCGGCTCGGCCAGGCCATGGCGTGCGCCCAGCGCAGCGGCGAGAAGGTCGCGGTGGCGGTGCTCGACCTCGATCAGTTTCAGCGGATCAACAACGCCTTCGCCCATGGCTTCGGCGACAAGGTGCTCAAGGAAACGGCGCGCCGTCTGAGCAACTCGCTGCGCAAGGAGGACAGCGTCGCGCGCTTCTGGGGCGACAGCTTTCTCCTCGCCCTGCCGCACCTGCACGGCGAGGAGGATGCCGCGCGCGTCGCCCTCAAGCTGCTTGAGGCCCTCAATCCGGTATTTCGCATCGATCAGCGCGAAATCTACCTGACGGCAAGCCTCGGCGTGGCGCTTTTTCCCCATGACGGCACCTCCGTCGACGTGCTGCTGAAAAACGCCGAGGCGGCCCTGGGGCGCAGCAAGGAAATGGGGCCCAACAGCTTTCAGCTCTACAACCCGGGCATGAATCAGCGCGCCACGGAAAATCTCATGCTGCAGGGCGATCTGCGCCGCGCCCTGGAGCGCAACGAGTTCGTGCTGCACTATCAGCCCCAGTTCGAGGCGGCCACCGGCCGCATGCTCGGCGCCGAGGCCCTGGTGCGCTGGCAGCATCCGGTGCTGGGTCTGCTCTATCCGGATCGCTTCATCGGCCTGGCCGAGGAAACCAACCTCATCTGCCCCCTGGGCGAGTGGGTGATCCGCGAGGGCTGTCGCCAGTTGCGCCGCTGGCAGGAGGAGGGGTCCGGCGCGATGCATCTCTGCATCAATCTCTCGCCGCGCCAGTTTCACGCCTCGGATTGCCTGGCCGCCATCGAGCGCGGTGTGGCGGCCTCCGGCGTCGCGCCCGAGCAACTGACCTTCGAGATCACCGAGAGCCTCATCATGAAGGATGTCGAGGAAGCCGGGCGGGTGCTGGGCAAAATGAAGGAACGCGGCTATCGGCTGGCCCTCGATGATTTCGGGACCGGCTATTCCTCCCTGAGTTACCTGCAGAAATTTCCCTTCGACCTGATCAAGATCGACAAAAGCTTCGTCATGGACTGCGATCTCAATCCGCAGAACGCCACCATCTGCCGCACCATCATCGCCATGACCCGCAGTCTCGGCCTGCAAGTGCTGGCCGAAGGGGTGGAAAAGCCCGAGCACCAACGCTTTCTGCGCGACAACGGCTGCCATCAGATGCAGGGCTATCTGTTCAGCCGTCCCGTGCCGCCGGTGGATTTCGCGAAGAAGTGGCTGCCCCATGGCTAA
- a CDS encoding phosphatidylserine decarboxylase, whose product MSFVHQYIERTSGRRRDEPLFGDRVVRWLYDPLRENAPALFRLLTGAHSSKALAYFNYDLVLGARLFGARRFLAECGVDLAECLDPPEALDTPRKVFERKIRYWRYRPMPEDERTVVSPADARVLVGSLAEQSDFYLKDKFFSVDELLGIGRYRWLKEFAGGDFAVFRLTPDKYHYNHVPVSGEVLDVYAVEGDYHSCNPHAVVSVMTPYSKNKRVVTVIDTDVAGGTGLGLVVMVEVVALMIGEIVQCYSEQAYDAPRELKPGMFLRRGQPKSLYRPGSSTDVLLFQAQRVRFAEDLLANQRRCDVPSRFTRGFQQPLVETDVQVRSLVGRALDLANQGE is encoded by the coding sequence ATGTCCTTCGTACATCAGTACATCGAGCGTACTAGCGGCCGTCGCCGCGACGAGCCGCTGTTCGGCGACCGGGTCGTGCGCTGGCTTTATGATCCGTTGCGCGAAAACGCCCCGGCCTTGTTTCGTTTGCTCACCGGTGCTCATTCATCCAAGGCTCTTGCCTATTTCAACTATGATCTGGTGCTGGGTGCCCGCCTGTTTGGAGCGCGTCGCTTTCTCGCCGAGTGCGGTGTCGATCTTGCTGAATGTCTTGATCCTCCCGAGGCGCTGGATACCCCGCGCAAAGTGTTTGAGAGAAAAATCCGCTATTGGCGGTATCGCCCCATGCCGGAGGATGAGCGCACCGTCGTGTCGCCGGCCGATGCGCGGGTTCTGGTCGGTTCCCTGGCAGAGCAATCAGACTTTTATCTCAAGGACAAATTCTTCTCCGTGGACGAATTGCTCGGCATCGGTCGCTACCGCTGGCTCAAGGAATTTGCCGGCGGAGACTTTGCCGTTTTTCGCCTGACCCCCGACAAGTATCACTACAACCATGTTCCCGTATCCGGTGAAGTGCTCGATGTCTATGCGGTGGAGGGCGATTATCACTCGTGCAATCCCCATGCGGTGGTCTCGGTGATGACACCCTATTCGAAAAACAAACGGGTGGTGACGGTCATCGATACCGACGTCGCCGGCGGCACGGGGCTGGGGCTGGTGGTTATGGTGGAAGTGGTGGCGCTGATGATCGGTGAAATCGTGCAGTGCTACAGCGAGCAGGCCTATGACGCTCCGCGGGAGCTGAAACCGGGGATGTTTCTTCGCCGCGGACAACCCAAAAGCCTCTATCGGCCCGGCAGCAGTACCGACGTGCTGCTGTTTCAGGCGCAGCGCGTGCGTTTTGCCGAAGATCTTCTCGCCAATCAGCGGCGCTGCGACGTGCCCAGTCGATTCACCCGCGGTTTTCAGCAGCCCCTGGTGGAAACCGATGTGCAGGTGCGTTCGCTGGTGGGCCGGGCACTGGATCTCGCCAACCAAGGAGAATGA
- a CDS encoding prolipoprotein diacylglyceryl transferase family protein, which yields MAANWYFVALLLMLVSGNLLLGFRYLPRERWQVLAALPGGERTACGTWRATNLTWYGLLTANAYLAAMALFFVLLQSLDLPMPRIVLLAGLLLAICVPAASLVARWVEGKAYTLTVGGAVFVGFLCAPVALWLINQIPLGSKPPLPMLPTLSAIAVAYALGEGMGRLACISFGCCYGKPLTQCPGFLQRLFSRWNFIFQGELKKISYASGLHGQPVIPVQGVTAFLYCAAALLGTLWFLNGRFTLALVATVTVTQVWRVVSETLRADDRGAGRLSVYQWMALALVPLAGLAAWLLAGEPVHRPQVLNGLVILWRADVLLILQGLWLLIFFHTGRSKTTGAELSFHVHRDRI from the coding sequence ATGGCGGCCAACTGGTATTTTGTCGCGCTGCTGCTGATGCTGGTCTCGGGGAATCTGCTGCTGGGTTTTCGCTATCTGCCGCGCGAGCGCTGGCAGGTGCTGGCGGCCCTGCCCGGCGGTGAGCGCACCGCCTGCGGCACCTGGCGCGCGACCAATCTCACCTGGTACGGACTGCTGACCGCCAATGCCTATCTGGCGGCAATGGCGCTGTTCTTCGTGCTGTTGCAATCCCTCGATCTGCCGATGCCGCGCATCGTACTGCTCGCGGGGCTTCTTCTGGCCATCTGCGTTCCGGCGGCAAGTCTGGTGGCCCGTTGGGTGGAGGGCAAAGCATACACCCTGACGGTCGGCGGTGCGGTTTTTGTCGGTTTTTTATGTGCTCCCGTCGCTCTTTGGCTGATCAACCAGATTCCTCTCGGGAGTAAGCCGCCTTTGCCGATGCTGCCTACGCTGAGCGCCATCGCCGTCGCCTATGCCCTGGGAGAAGGCATGGGCCGACTGGCCTGCATCAGTTTCGGATGCTGTTACGGCAAGCCCCTGACTCAGTGCCCGGGATTTCTGCAAAGGCTGTTTTCCCGCTGGAACTTCATTTTTCAGGGTGAACTCAAAAAAATATCCTACGCAAGCGGGCTGCACGGTCAACCGGTCATCCCGGTACAGGGGGTGACCGCTTTTCTGTACTGCGCGGCGGCGCTGCTCGGCACTCTTTGGTTTCTTAACGGACGTTTTACCCTGGCGTTGGTGGCGACGGTCACGGTGACCCAGGTCTGGCGGGTTGTGTCTGAAACCCTGCGCGCCGATGATCGTGGCGCCGGACGGCTTTCGGTCTATCAATGGATGGCCCTGGCCCTGGTACCTTTGGCGGGTCTTGCCGCCTGGCTGCTCGCGGGTGAGCCGGTACACAGACCGCAGGTGCTCAACGGCTTGGTCATTTTGTGGCGAGCCGACGTGCTGCTCATCCTGCAAGGGCTCTGGCTGCTGATCTTTTTTCATACCGGCCGCAGCAAGACGACCGGTGCCGAACTTTCCTTTCATGTTCATCGTGACCGTATTTAG
- a CDS encoding DUF2062 domain-containing protein, whose product MFIVTVFRGPFFHRLRVQCNSLLRQGLSPQALAATLALGTVLGTLPVVWGTSLLCVLTAAVLRLNQVAMQAVNYLVWPLQLAMLLPFFHTGKRFLPSLAPGVDGAQFVTLLQTDPLESAATLGSANLLALLGWLSMAPLAGILLYAVLRVVLPRVSRTSI is encoded by the coding sequence ATGTTCATCGTGACCGTATTTAGAGGGCCATTCTTTCATCGCCTTCGCGTTCAGTGCAACTCTCTGCTGCGTCAGGGACTCAGCCCCCAGGCGTTGGCGGCGACGCTGGCTTTGGGAACCGTGCTCGGCACTCTGCCGGTTGTTTGGGGCACCAGCTTGTTGTGTGTTCTGACGGCGGCCGTTCTGCGTCTCAATCAGGTGGCCATGCAGGCTGTCAACTATCTGGTCTGGCCCTTGCAGCTAGCAATGCTTCTTCCCTTCTTTCATACTGGAAAGCGTTTTTTGCCCTCACTGGCGCCCGGAGTGGACGGCGCACAATTTGTAACACTGCTGCAGACGGATCCTCTGGAATCGGCGGCGACGCTGGGCAGCGCCAACCTGCTGGCGCTGCTCGGCTGGCTGAGTATGGCACCATTGGCGGGGATACTGCTGTATGCTGTACTGAGAGTCGTGCTGCCGCGGGTGAGTCGAACCTCTATTTGA
- a CDS encoding Na/Pi cotransporter family protein codes for MTLTMFGSLLGGIGLFILGMRLMTDGFKYAAGRSLRGILARSTRTPLRGILSGALITALVQASAMVTVATIGFVNAGLMSLRQALTLIYGTNIGTTMTGWLVAAVGFDFNIQAFALPAIGAGMFLRVLRGESRAGRLGEALAGFGLFFSGLDVLKDAFGALGQSLQFTAISGNGLLAMAAFVGAGFLLTVLLQSSSAALAIILTSAAGGVVGVTDAAAMVIGANVGTTITALLVVLGATASAKRVAAAHIAFNLITGVVAFAVLPLILNFLEFVQALLGLSAGPATELALFHTVFNILGVLLLWPLTGHLARFLETRFRRGEEDLARPKYLDRTLVATPVLALQALIRELQRLGDLSRAMAKEAISSERVDPRNLEQERATTDRLVDAIGEFSSRMQQSNLPPILAEVLPNALRVSRYHSEMAELALMVGQSHGRAEELGPADVMEPVHAFKSRVVRLLSELDRQRVDFDEESADKKMKELQDAYQDLKSRLLRIGAEGRLPVRRLVEELDTLSNIRRLAEQADKAARYLKTLRDYLDQEHQNDATSPSPSETSPHQDS; via the coding sequence GCGGCATTCTGTCCGGGGCGCTGATCACTGCCCTGGTGCAGGCCTCGGCCATGGTCACCGTGGCGACCATCGGCTTCGTCAACGCCGGGCTGATGAGCCTGCGCCAGGCCCTGACCCTCATCTACGGCACCAACATCGGCACCACCATGACCGGATGGCTGGTCGCTGCGGTGGGGTTTGACTTCAACATCCAAGCCTTTGCCCTGCCCGCCATCGGCGCCGGAATGTTCCTGCGGGTGCTGCGCGGCGAGAGCCGCGCCGGGCGCCTGGGCGAGGCGCTGGCGGGCTTCGGCCTGTTCTTCAGCGGCCTAGACGTGCTCAAGGATGCATTCGGCGCCCTCGGCCAGAGCCTGCAGTTCACCGCCATCAGCGGCAACGGCCTGCTCGCCATGGCGGCCTTCGTCGGCGCGGGCTTCCTGCTCACCGTTCTGCTGCAGTCCTCGAGCGCCGCCCTGGCCATCATTCTGACCTCGGCGGCGGGCGGCGTGGTGGGCGTCACCGATGCCGCGGCCATGGTCATCGGCGCCAATGTCGGCACCACCATCACCGCCCTGCTGGTGGTGCTGGGCGCCACGGCGAGCGCCAAGCGCGTCGCCGCCGCGCACATCGCCTTCAATCTGATTACCGGTGTTGTGGCCTTTGCCGTTTTGCCCCTGATTCTGAACTTTCTTGAATTTGTGCAGGCGCTTCTCGGCCTGAGTGCCGGTCCCGCCACCGAGCTTGCCCTGTTTCACACGGTGTTCAATATTTTGGGCGTCCTGCTGCTGTGGCCCCTGACCGGACATCTGGCGCGCTTTCTGGAGACCCGCTTCCGGCGCGGCGAAGAAGACCTCGCCCGCCCCAAATATCTGGACCGCACGCTCGTCGCGACTCCGGTTCTCGCTCTGCAGGCCCTCATTCGCGAACTGCAGCGCCTTGGCGACCTGTCTCGCGCCATGGCCAAGGAGGCGATCAGCAGCGAACGGGTCGATCCGCGGAATCTCGAGCAGGAACGCGCGACCACCGACCGTTTGGTGGACGCCATCGGGGAATTCAGCAGTCGCATGCAGCAGAGCAATCTCCCTCCGATTCTCGCCGAGGTGCTGCCCAATGCGCTGCGGGTATCACGCTATCACAGTGAAATGGCCGAATTGGCCCTAATGGTCGGGCAATCCCACGGCCGGGCGGAGGAACTTGGACCAGCCGACGTCATGGAACCGGTCCACGCCTTCAAGAGTCGCGTGGTGCGCCTGCTTTCGGAACTCGATCGGCAGCGGGTCGACTTTGACGAAGAAAGCGCGGACAAAAAAATGAAGGAACTGCAGGATGCCTACCAGGATCTGAAAAGCCGTCTGTTGCGCATCGGTGCCGAAGGGCGGCTGCCCGTCAGGCGGCTTGTCGAGGAGCTCGATACCCTGAGCAATATCCGGCGTCTGGCCGAGCAGGCCGACAAGGCCGCGCGCTACCTGAAAACCCTGCGGGACTACCTGGATCAGGAGCATCAAAATGACGCAACCAGCCCGTCCCCAAGCGAGACAAGCCCGCACCAGGACTCATGA